In the Brassica napus cultivar Da-Ae chromosome A7, Da-Ae, whole genome shotgun sequence genome, one interval contains:
- the LOC106400202 gene encoding sulfate transporter 2.2 (The RefSeq protein has 7 substitutions compared to this genomic sequence) has product MSIEMQSHQAEAAPAEEPLSQWLINMPEPPTMWQEFVGYIRTNVLSKKRNKMKKKPSNQVYSYLKSVFPILIWGRQYKLNMFKKDLMAGLTLASLCIPQSIGYANLAGLDPEYGLYTSVVPPLIYSMMGSSRELAIGPVAVVSLLLSSMVSDLQDPVTDPIAYRKIVFTATFFAGAFQAIFGLFRLGFLMDFLSHAALVGFMAGAAIVIGLQQLKGLFGLSHFTSKTDVVSVLSSVFHSLHHPWQPLNFVIGSSFLIFILLARFLGKRNKKLFWIPAMAPLISVILATLIVYLTNAETRGVKIVKNIKPGFNRPSVNQLEFNGPHLGQVAKIGIICAIIALTEAIAVGRSFATIKGYRLDGNKEMMAMGFSNIAGSLTSCYVATGSFSRTAVNFSAGCETVVSNIVMAITVMVSLEVLTRFLYFTPTAILASIILSALPGLIDISGALHIWKLDKLDFLILVAAFLGVLFASVEIGLLLAVGISFTRIILSSIRPTVEALGRLSKTDIFGDINQYPMATKTQGLLTLRISSPLLCFANANFIRDRILNSIQKVEEGEDDEQEVKRAKVLQVVILDMSCVMGLDTSGVVALEELHQELASNDTQLVIASPRWRVFHKLKRAKLEEKVKKENIFMTVGEAVDFYVRARTTSHDMC; this is encoded by the exons ATGAGCATAGAGATGCAGAGCCACCAGGCGGAAGCCGCCCCCGCAGAAGAGCCGTTGTCCCAGTGGCTGATAAATATGCCGGAGCCACCAACCATATGGCAAGAGTTTGTTGGGTACATAAGAACAAATGTGTTGTCCAAGAAGAGGaacaagatgaagaagaaatcatcaaaCCCGGTTTACTCTTATCTTAAATCGGTTTTCCCTATACTTATATGGGGAAGACAATACAAACTCAACATGTTCAAGAAAGATTTGATGGCTGGTCTTACTCTCGCTAGTCTTTGCATTCCTCAG AGTATAGGATATGCTAATTTGGCTGGACTTGATCCAGAGTACGGTCTAT ATACAAGTGTGGTACCACCTCTAATATATTCCATGATGGGAAGTTCGAGAGAGTTAGCCATTGGTCCTGTGGCTGTAGTTTCGCTTCTGCTTTCGTCCATGGTCAGTGACCTTCAAGATCCTGTCACCGACCCAATTGCTTACCGAAAAATTGTCTTCACGGCCACGTTTTTTGCTGGCGCGTTTCAAGCCATCTTTGGACTCTTCAG GTTAGGGTTTTTGGTGGATTTTCTGTCACATGCTGCTCTTGTTGGGTTCATGGCTGGTGCTGCCATTGTCATTGGTTTACAACAACTGAAAGGTTTATTTGGTTTGTCTCATTTTACCAACAAAACCGATGTGGTTTCGGTTTTATCTTCGGTTTTCCACTCACTTCATCATCCG TGGCAACCTTTGAACTTTGTCATTGGTAGCTCATTCCTTATCTTCATCCTCCTAGCGAGATTTCTC ggaaaaagaaacaaaaaattgttCTGGATTCCAGCGATGGCACCGCTAATATCAGTGATATTAGCAACCCTAATCGTGTATTTAACCAATGCTGAAACACGAGGGGTTAAGAttgttaaaaacattaaaccaGGGTTTAACCGACCTTCTGTTAACCAATTGGAATTTAACGGTCCACATCTCGGTCAGGTCGCCAAAATTGGTATCATTTGTGCAATCATCGCTCTCACG GAGGCGATTGCAGTAGGGAGATCTTTTGCAACGATCAAAGGATATCGTCTAGATGGTAACAAAGAGATGATGGCAATGGGATTTAGCAACATCGCTGGCTCTTTAACTTCTTGCTATGTAGCTACCG GATCATTTTCAAGAACGGCGGTGAATTTTAGTGCTGGCTGCGAGACGGTGGTATCAAACATTGTAATGGCGATAACAGTGATGGTTTCGCTTGAAGTTTTGACAAGGTTTCTCTATTTTACACCGACCGCAATACTGGCCTCCATCATTCTCTCGGCGCTTCCTGGCCTTATCGATATTTCTGGCGCTTTGCACATTTGGAAGCTTGATAAGCTTGATTTTCTCGTCCTTGTGGCCGCCTTCTTAGGTGTCCTGTTTGCCTCCGTAGAGATCGGTCTTCTACTCGCC GTGGGGATATCGTTTACGAGAATAATTTTGAGTTCGATACGACCAACAGTTGAGGCTTTAGGCAGATTGTCAAAAACCGATATCTTCGGTGACATAAATCAGTACCCAATGGCTACTAAGACCCAAGGACTATTGACTCTTCGAATCAGCTCTCCGTTGTTATGCTTTGCAAATGCTAATTTTATTAGAGACCG AATATTGAATTCAATTCAAAAGGTAGAAGAAGGGGAAGATGATGAACAAGAAGTTAAAAGGGTAAAAGTTCTTCAAGTAGTAATTCTCGACATGTCTT GCGTGATGGGCCTAGATACATCAGGAGTAGTCGCACTTGAAGAATTACATCAAGAGTTGGCTTCTAATGACACCCAG TTAGTGATCGCTAGTCCAAGATGGAGAGTATTTCACAAACTGAAGCGAGCGAAACTGGAGGAGAAagtgaaaaaagaaaatatatttatgacaGTAGGAGAAGCCGTAGATTTTTACGTAAGAGCAAGAACTACGTCGCACGATATGTGTTGA